GCGGCGACGGCCGCCGACCTCCCGCGCAACCGGCTGCCGCTGCTGGTCGCCGGCGCCGAATCGTGGCGGGCGCTCGGCGACGCCGACTCGGCCGGCGTCCGGCTCGACGAGGCGCAACGGCTCTGGGAGCGGGAGCGGGCGCTGCCGGCCGACCCCCAGTGGCGGGAGCGGCGCGGCGCGGAGGCCCAGCGCCTGTTCGACCTGCGCCTCGGGCTGGCCATGGACCGCGCGGATCCGGCGGCGGCGTTCGACGCCGCGCAGCGCTACAAGGCGCGCACGATGCTCGAGCGCATCCTGGGTCCCGGCGCCGACCTGCCGGCGGCGGGCGACGCTCCGCCCCTCACGCTGGCCGAGCTGCAGGGCGCGGTCCTGCGGCCGGGCGAGGTGCTGCTCGACCTGTACGTGGGGCGGGACCGGGGCTGGTTGTTCGTGGTCACGCGCGAGGAGCTCCACGCCAGGCCGCTGCCTGGCGGGGATGGCTGGGAGTCGACCCTCGCGCCTCTGTTCGCCCAGCTCGCGCACCCCTTCGACGCCTTCGACGCGCGGTGCGTCGCGGCCGCGCGCGACACGCTGCTGGGCGCGCCGGGATCGCCGGCCGCGGCCGCGGTCGCCGGCGCGACGAAGGTCTTCGTCTGCCCGGACGGGATCCTGCACCACGTCCCCTTCGCCCTGCTGCTGGCCCCGGTCGATCCCCGGATCCTGCCCTCGGCGACCGTGCTCGCACACCTGCGAGAGCGCGCGGCGTCCACTGCGCACGCGCCGTCCACTGCGCGCGCGGCGCGCGTGCTGGCGGTCGCGGGGCGCGAGAACGCCGGACACCGGCGGCTGTCGGGCGCCGGCCGCGAGGTCGACCGCCTGCGGCGGCGCTTCCGCCACGTGACCGTGCCGTCGCGGGCGCGGTCCGACACCGTCGCCTTCGACGGGGCCGCGGCGGCGAGCTTCGACATCCTGCACCTCGCGAGCCACGGCGAGGTGGACGCGCAACGGCCCTGGAACTCGGCCTTCGTCTTCGGCGACGCGTCGCACCCGCAGCGCGTGCGCGCGGGAGACATCGCCGGCCTCGAACTCGGGGCGAGCTTGGCGGTGCTGTCGAGCTGCGGCAGCGCGGACGGCGGGCTGGTGGCCGGCGAGGGCGTGCTCGGGCTGGCCTCGGGATTCCTGGGCGCCGGCGTGCCTGCCGTCGTGGCCACCCTCTGGCCGGTCGACGACGAGGCGACCTCCCGCCTGATCGGGTTCTTCTATGACGAACTGGCCGCCGGGCGGTCGCCGGCGGCCGCGCTCGGGGCGGCCCGCGCGGCCCTGCGCGACGACCCCGCGACGGCGCACCCGTTCTACTGGGCGGGCTTCGTGCTGCTCGGGGAAGGGGAGGAGCCGATCCGCCTGCAGGCG
This sequence is a window from bacterium. Protein-coding genes within it:
- a CDS encoding CHAT domain-containing tetratricopeptide repeat protein, which codes for MRNPLIPLVSAALLACAFAVAAATPADLAARLAARLADWRARSLPDSVETLVAELLPAARVRGDDALVGVLALERGMTRVAYGRAVDGEADLREALALADARGDPPSAHKALRYLAEACQHLGRRDESAATFADLERRARAAGDGFHVGKALYGLGRLRFRARDLAGADSLYSAARPFLEAHADSADLAALFNGLGNCRGGRGAYREAAVHYGRAAVMARGGGSRSLEAMAVNNLAGVEMILGDPGAAVVGYRRARDIQRELELWQQVGAPWRNLASALVDLGSLDEARAELEDALAFCRERSFRDEEALTLVRLAEVDLAAGRPAAALDRYREVQALGPDIAPDARCNARLGAADALLGLGRGGEALAECAAAAALLAGRDDFTLGMQLASVHGRVLRALGRHREALAVVGPALAAATAADLPRNRLPLLVAGAESWRALGDADSAGVRLDEAQRLWERERALPADPQWRERRGAEAQRLFDLRLGLAMDRADPAAAFDAAQRYKARTMLERILGPGADLPAAGDAPPLTLAELQGAVLRPGEVLLDLYVGRDRGWLFVVTREELHARPLPGGDGWESTLAPLFAQLAHPFDAFDARCVAAARDTLLGAPGSPAAAAVAGATKVFVCPDGILHHVPFALLLAPVDPRILPSATVLAHLRERAASTAHAPSTARAARVLAVAGRENAGHRRLSGAGREVDRLRRRFRHVTVPSRARSDTVAFDGAAAASFDILHLASHGEVDAQRPWNSAFVFGDASHPQRVRAGDIAGLELGASLAVLSSCGSADGGLVAGEGVLGLASGFLGAGVPAVVATLWPVDDEATSRLIGFFYDELAAGRSPAAALGAARAALRDDPATAHPFYWAGFVLLGEGEEPIRLQARRLSRGAVAAAVVVGIAVAFAVPALRNRRNRHHI